ataaatatatccagaagaaaaatattttaccttAACTAAAACGGCTTTCATGGTCAAACCCTGTAAATCACATCTTCTCTGGTAAAGAGAACCTGAAACTATTTTAGTGATTCCTTTCTCTAAACTCCAAGTTGCTAAATCATCGATCTGTGTTTGATTCGAGTTGATGGAATACCActctcgtaaaatattttccgtaCCGCAAAGGACCAACACTTcggaattaaattttaaatgaaatatgttaCCTGGTGGATTGTGACAATAATCGGGATCATTTCCAttgtaaacgaataaaattagcCACAGAGCATAAGACATGTCGAAGGTACTGCTTGCTAAGGAGAACTCATTCATGTCATTGTCATTAGATATAATTACGATGTATTGGGGTCGTACGATTCGGTTTACGTAATACGATGATTTATGAATATCGGAAAAGTAAAATTTCGTTGTCGCAAGACCTTCCCGAGAAAGTGCGCGTATCCATTTAAACATCATCGTTGTAATTATCATTTCtgataaaaaggaaactaaagtttataaaaataaagaaacgaatgtgAGATATATTTTCCTACCGTTCATTAATTTAGAATAGGAGAAAATTATAGATTTCGATCCGTAGAGTTTGCAAATTTCGATGAATAAAGAAACGTGCTGGTCGCcgagtaataatttttcgtacGATCTTGCGATTttcgatagaagaaaaagaacgaagagaatctTCAATCTCACAACGTAtgtcatttttcttcgaatatgtTCAGCGATAGACTTATTAATCAAATTCTACTGATCACTTTACAATTtggaaagaaatttatgagAATATTTTCACGTTACGACGAGAGACGATCGCAAGAGactaaatttttcaattgctTAGTCCATTGTGCTAGTCGCATGAATGagaatgtatttaatataacatatacgtatgtttgAGAACGTGTCATTCTATATTCTcacaaagaaaacaattttttacgtCTTGGCATTGGAATAATATTGAACGattaataaagtttattttaatttaccatttcttcgattttttttcttctttgatatgggtatgtatgcatatacatatatatatacatatttctgcTTGTATtcatctacatacatacgttatcCTTTTACTCACATCCGTACACCgtataattataaagtataaCGTCTTAGAAGCTACGACGCACTTCCATCAAAGTAATTTGATAGCCATTCTGATCGATATAAAGAGTTGATCGATAAGCTCTTGACAAAGTGATTTGCGTCCATCAcacaaaatatttgaattattctttATCCGCAAACACAAACttattatagaaaatcatTACTCTCGATTAAAAGGGTTTATTACTcgattaaatgattaaattggTAATATACAAAAATCTGATAAAAACATTCGACAAACAATATATTCCATATTGGTCTTATTAGGAATATATGAATAGATAgaatgattatataataatattatttaaaaggaCATTCAATCTACGTCAATTTCCTATTGGAAATGTAATACTATAAGATATActatttcttaaaattaaaaaatactatttcttttataagatCTATGCACATGTGGatacatacgtaataatatACATGCATGATGATATATCTTAATagttatcataaattatttgacaTATTGGTGTAGACAAAATATGATTTACCCTAGACAGAATATTCGGAATATTCGAagtatttcgaagaaattaaaatacttaCACGCGTGCATTcgtttaataaagaaaatgtatcaTACGAATGTATCAACGTTTAACGTaatgaagaaatttcatttcaatttaaattagTGCTAAATAATGCAGAAGCTTAGATATgcataagaatatttttattccattagGAAATTACAAGCctaataattgattaaaaacgAATATTAGCATAGTCGTTAATATTTCGTGAATACTCATTCGTGATTAATGTATTCTTTTCCGATAATTTTGAATACGGTTCTGCCTTTTTACATCGcaaaattctaataattcaATTGATTGGATACAATCGAGATACCATCGACATCTTCTCCCTTTTACGagcaaaaatatatctttctatgATCAAAATACAAATACTTAAAACGATACCAAttaagatgaagaaaaaaagtggtaTTACGCTGGTTATGTAAACTGGTTGATGCTTGGTTATATCATTGTATTCCTTTTCAGATAGGATGTCTCTTATACGATTATTCATTccattgtttataaatttcttgaaGCTGAAACATGCTTTGTGATTCAACGTGTATcaaacgaatatttatattattagttaATCGTGAACTTACTGAAAATTGATGAAATGGGTAAATGGATTGCGTTTAGATAAAATGATGCCAACTGCGTTTAAACGTCCCGTATCAACAGAAACAATATTACATGGCGATTTACGAACTAAAATATCCTTCACTATCTTCGACGTTAAGATTGCTAGTTTATGATTATTACAAACCTATAATTTACAAAGGaacagaattaataaaaacatgtgaatacatatatacatatgtatttaaataaattgttccttatttatttattatattttatcatacttTTACAAATCCTTCGGGTATACTTATTGGCAATTTTTCCTTATCCAACATCAACTTCTTCAAGTTCTTTTCAAGCGAACCATtcgaattctataaataaacattctaAATCATTGAAGCAATGTTAATAGCAatgttaatgttaataatactTACGGCAAATGTATCATATTCAGCCGAATCGCGAAGGACGCACAATTGATAAGTGTTATCTTGAACGAAGCTCTCTAATGAATTAAAAGGTAAAATGTGAATACCGGCTGTTAAATAGCTAATCAAAGACGCAGAATAAGTAGCCAATAAGATGGTTGCCAGTAGAATTATAGAGAAGTATGCTATTCTTAATGATGATCTTTCAGGAAAATCTAAATCAAACGAATGTTTCGTATAAAAGTAAcagtttaaaagaaaagtaaaataattgaaacaaaGTTGAAGAAATATCGAATTGTACCTTTCAGTCCCTGTTGACAAAATATACCCCAAACCTCCAGAAAATTGTCGGATAATAATTGTCCCATGCTACAATCATCTCTAATCTTTACTTTGAGAAAAATTAGTAAAATCCATGCAAGGATTAATACCGCAAATATAGTGATCCAAATAGATCGAGAGAAAGtctaaaaaaattcatacaaGTTAACgtacgaaaatataaaaaaaaaggaataatataaaataaataaagaataagtaaaatataattcgattGAAAGTTATTGTATTACAAAATAAGATGTCCATTTGATCGTGAATATCTCTGGTTCCTGTATGTagagaaagaattttgaaGTGACAAAAGGAAAAGTGAAGTCAACGGCATTCAATCTGGCATTTGTCATACTAAAGCCTGACAAAGAAATGTCTCCACGTCCAGAGTATAATTCACCAATTGCACCGGACCAAGTGTTATTTTCTGGGTTCCATGTTCCATACGTTTCTATCTCCGAAACAATTTCGAAACTAAAATTCAAAGTTATAGAAAATTCCATTAACATTCTACCTAATAACCCATCTAATTCGCCAGCCTCGTTTATGTGTACGAAGGGTGAAgtctgaaaatgaaaaaatctaATAACGATGACAGTTcgtttaaagtaaaaaataaataatgtgtatgaaatgaaaatgttttacCTTAACTAAAACGGCTCTCATGGTCAAACCCTGTAAATTATAGTTTCTGTCGTAAAgagaatttgaaattattttagttaCTCCTTTCTTCAAATTCAAAGTAGCTAGATCACGGATTTCGGTTTGATTAGTTTTAATCGAGTACCATTCTCGTAAAATAGTATCTGTACCGCAACGTACCATCAAATGCGAATCGAATCTCAAATGAAATATGTTATCTGGTGGATTGTGACAATAATCGGGATCATGTCCCttgtaaacgaataaaactaGCCACACGGCAAATGACATATCGAAGGTATCGGTTGCTGAGGAGAATTCACTAATATCATTGTCATTAGATATAATCACGATGTAAATAGGTCGTACGATTTGATTTACGTAATACGATGATTTGTGTAAATCCGAGAAATAGAATTTCGTTGTCATAAAACCTTCCCGAGAAAGTGCACGGGTCCATTTGAacatcgtcgttgtcattCCCGTTTCTgatgaaaaggaaattaaatatatagtaaaaataaagtaaagaaaataaaatatatttccctACCTTTTGTGAATTTGGAGTATGAGAATATTATAGATTTCGATCCGTATAGTTTGCAAATGTCGATGAATAAAGGAACGTCCTCGTCaccgattaataatttttcgtacGATCTTGAGAttttcggaagaaaaaaaagaacgattagaATGTTTAATCGCACAACATAcgccattttttttaaatatgtacagCGATGGGTGAATCAATCAAATTTTAAGAATTGTACGTtgtaaattcataaaaaagttTTCGCGTGATGAGGAAGAATGATCGCATCGAACTAAATTTCTCGATTAATGAGCGGGACAAATTGCATGGCGCTTGTCAGGAGAATCGGAGCATATATAACGTAAGGttagtgtatgtatatgtgtgtgtatttatatttatccgAAGAAAACTCTGAAGGAAATTTTATGCGTACCGACACTGTGTaacatcgatcgattaatgaagttcattttaatttacccttttcttcgactttttttcttctttcatgtgtgtatgtatgtatgtatatatgtatgtatatatatatacatatatttctgtCTGCATtcacctatatacatacgttatcCTTTTATTCACATCTGTACACCTTATCATTATAAAGTATAACGTCTTAAAAGCTACGTTGCATTTTCATcaaagttatttaatattcattatgatcgatataaagatataatcgataagcgcttaacaaaataatttgtgCCCATCAcgcgatatattttaattatttcttattcgcAAACGGAAGCTTATTCTGGAAAATTATTACACTGTTTTTAAGACGATGTTTGGTAATGCACAAAAATCGGCTGAAAACATTAAACAGACGATATGTtccatattaattttatcatgaACATATAAATGGATAGGATAACTAtacaataatatcatttaaaagtaTCTTCGATTCACATCAATTCCCtattacaaatgtaatattataaaatgtaatattttttaaagaatctgTATTTTAcaatgtgtatacatatattcatatataatattgtatgtgCATGATACACGTTTAATACAATTGAAAAATtccatttcaatttaaaattgtGCTAAATAATGCAAAAGCTTAGATGTACTTGAGGATATTTCTATTCCATTAGGAAATTACAAGCATGacgtataataattcattgcGAACGCATATTAGCGTAATCTTTAATACTTCGTCAGTACAAATTTGTCATTAACGCATTCcgtttcgatatattttaatactattctttctttttatgtcaTAAAATCCTGAACAATTTAATGGATCGGATACGACCGAAGTACTATCGGCATCTTCTCACTTTTACgagcaaaaatatatttttctataaacaGAATACAAATACTTAAAATGATACCAAttaggataaagaaaataagggtTATTACGCTGGTTATGTCAACCGGTTGATGCTTGATCATATCGTTGGATCTTTTATGATATAGATCATCCTTTAAACAATTTATCATTCCATTGTTGATAAATTTCTGCAAACTGAAATAAGTTTGTggttaaattaaaatgaattattattgaatatatttgtaCTTACTGAAAATTGATTACGTCAGTGAATTGATTATGTTTAGACAAAACCAAAGAAAATGTGTCGACATGTCCTGTTTCAACGGAGACAATATTACATGGTATATTATGACCTACACTATCCTTTAAAAAGCCAGACGTATAAAATGCTAGTTTGTGATTTTTACAAATctgtaatttaataatttctgttaataataaaattattaattattacatacatatattaatagaaaagttctttcatttttatataaaacatttcatCGTACTTTTAAAAATCCATCCAGTACATTTACTGGCAATTTTTTCTCATCCAGCATCAACTTCATCAATTTCTTTGCTAAAGGATCTCCCGAATTctacaaagaaatattctcATTGATAGGAACAACGTAAATAATACGTATCGTACTTACTGCAAATAGATCGTATTCGGCGGTATCATGTGCAACGGAAAATTGATAAGTACCATCTTCAACGAAACTTTCTAATGATTGAAAGGGTAATTTGCGGATACCAGACGTTAAATAGCTTATCAAAGCGGCCGAATAAGCGGCCGATAAAACAACAgccaaaataaatatagagaaGTATGCTATTCTTAGAGATGATCTATGTGGAAAGTCTAAAATTCAAAAGAGTACTTCGTGTAAATGTCacttataagaaaaaaaaaaaagaatatatgaaacgagaataaagaaaaatttgattaaaaccTGCGAGTCCCTGTTGACAAAATATACCCCATATATCCAGAAAATTATCGTACAATAAATGTCCAATGTCACGATCAGTTCCAATTTTGACTTTAAGAAGAATCAATAATATCGTTGCTAAAGCTAATATCCCAAATGTAGCGACCCAAACAGAACGAGAGAAGGTCTAagaatgattaaaattttttttcattaattttattgaaagttcattaattttaacgcgtggagaaaaaggaagaagaaaaatttcgattaataattatcatactAGGAAATAGGATGACCATTTAATCGAGAATATGTGTGGCTCCTGAATGTAAAGATAATTTCTCGTGGACAAAAGTGGAAACGTGAAGTCAACGGCGTTCAATCTGGCATTTGTCATGGAAAATccagaaaaacaaatatctgCACGTCCAGAATATAATTCTCCAATTGCACCGGACcaagtattttcttttggatTCCATCTTCCGAACGTTTCTACTTCGGAAAcgattttgaaattaaaatttaaagtaAGACAAAGTTCCCTTAATAATCTGCCTAACAGGCCGTCTAATTCGCCATCTTTGTTCACGGATAGCATAGCTGATgactaaagaagaaaacatgAAATAATAGTGACGAATAGATTcaattagaaaatagaaaaaaagatattttaccTTAACAATAACGGCTCTCATAATGTAACCTTTCAAATTGCATCTTCTCTTGTAAAGAAAATCTGGAACCATTTTAGTGATTCCTTTCTCTAAACTCCAGGTTGCTAAATCATCGATCTGTGTTTGATTCGAGTCGATGGAATACCActctcgtaaaatattttccgtaCCGCAACGTACCAACATTTccgaattaaatttcaaatgaaatatattacctGGTGGACTGTGACAATAATTGTAATCATTTGCCTTGTTAATGAACAATACTAACCAGGCAGCAAAAGACATATTAAAGTTACTCGTTGCCAAAGAGAACTCTTTAACAGCATTGTAATTGGATATAAACGCGATGTAATGTGGTCGTACGATTCGATTGACATAATATGATGATTCGTTCAATTccgaaaaataaatgttcgtGGTCGTGAAACCTTCGCGAGAAAGTGCCTGCGTCCATTTGAACGCAGTTGTTGTCATTTCCAtttctgaataaaaaaaaaaaagaaaatgaatataataccGATGTAGAAACAAAACTAAGAAGAATTATCGATTACCTTTTATCGATtcggaatataaaaaaattatagacttcgttcgatataatttGCAAATGTCGATGATGAAAGAAACGTACTCGTCGTCTATAGAAAACAATTCGTAAGATTTTGCTATCttcggaagagaaaaaagaaggacaagTATCTTTAAACGCACAAAGAACgtcatttttttgtaaatatattgatcgattaatcggacgtttcaattttatgaatttatgcGTTTCAATTATGGAATTTTATGAATCGACGTGTACGTTGTAACGTAAAAGAAGATCGTACGAGACTAAATTTCTGAACTAATGCGAGTAACTTATTTCCACTTGTGACTGTCgtaagaatagaaatatatgtatgtgatgTGTATATGTCGTGTTATATTCTCGAGacggaaataattttatgagtACTGGAACTGTTCTATTAACATCGATCAGTTAATGaagtttattttcattttgtatttctctttcctttttttttcttttttgctatatgtacaaatatttatgtatatatatatatccacgaATACACACACTTATgacatatttacgtatatatatatatatacacatgtgtaaTTGTATCTTAAAAACCATATTGTACTTCcatcgaaataatttgattGCTATTCCAATCAATATAAATGGGATAAGCACTTGACAAAATGATTTCCGGCATTCTATattccaatt
This window of the Vespula vulgaris chromosome 6, iyVesVulg1.1, whole genome shotgun sequence genome carries:
- the LOC127064775 gene encoding probable glutamate receptor, producing MTTTMFKWTRALSREGFMTTKFYFSDLHKSSYYVNQIVRPIYIVIISNDNDISEFSSATDTFDMSFAVWLVLFVYKGHDPDYCHNPPDNIFHLRFDSHLMVRCGTDTILREWYSIKTNQTEIRDLATLNLKKGVTKIISNSLYDRNYNLQGLTMRAVLVKTSPFVHINEAGELDGLLGRMLMEFSITLNFSFEIVSEIETYGTWNPENNTWSGAIGELYSGRGDISLSGFSMTNARLNAVDFTFPFVTSKFFLYIQEPEIFTIKWTSYFTFSRSIWITIFAVLILAWILLIFLKVKIRDDCSMGQLLSDNFLEVWGIFCQQGLKDFPERSSLRIAYFSIILLATILLATYSASLISYLTAGIHILPFNSLESFVQDNTYQLCVLRDSAEYDTFANSNGSLEKNLKKLMLDKEKLPISIPEGFVKVCNNHKLAILTSKIVKDILVRKSPCNIVSVDTGRLNAVGIILSKRNPFTHFINFHFKKFINNGMNNRIRDILSEKEYNDITKHQPVYITSKDIFLLVKGRRCRWYLDCIQSIELLEFCDVKRQNRL
- the LOC127064776 gene encoding glutamate receptor ionotropic, delta-2-like; this encodes MEMTTTAFKWTQALSREGFTTTNIYFSELNESSYYVNRIVRPHYIAFISNYNAVKEFSLATSNFNMSFAAWLVLFINKANDYNYCHSPPGNIFHLKFNSEMLVRCGTENILREWYSIDSNQTQIDDLATWSLEKGITKMVPDFLYKRRCNLKGYIMRAVIVKSSAMLSVNKDGELDGLLGRLLRELCLTLNFNFKIVSEVETFGRWNPKENTWSGAIGELYSGRADICFSGFSMTNARLNAVDFTFPLLSTRNYLYIQEPHIFSIKWSSYFLTFSRSVWVATFGILALATILLILLKVKIGTDRDIGHLLYDNFLDIWGIFCQQGLADFPHRSSLRIAYFSIFILAVVLSAAYSAALISYLTSGIRKLPFQSLESFVEDGTYQFSVAHDTAEYDLFANSGDPLAKKLMKLMLDEKKLPVNVLDGFLKICKNHKLAFYTSGFLKDSVGHNIPCNIVSVETGHVDTFSLVLSKHNQFTDVINFHLQKFINNGMINCLKDDLYHKRSNDMIKHQPVDITSGIDVNRRYF